Genomic DNA from Antennarius striatus isolate MH-2024 chromosome 16, ASM4005453v1, whole genome shotgun sequence:
ACTATTTGTGCACGTGCTGCAAAACGTATCTGAGAAGTCAAGAGCTCTACCTAGCCACACTCTCAGGAGATGTCACATGTAGCTTGTCCATTGAGAACTTGCAAGATGCTAATTCTGacaatttgtctttattttctgaatGTTAAAGGAGTTGAaaagtttttgtcatttaaattgttttgccCACAGCAGGCcatttacatacagtaaatgttgCATGTGTCAATATGTGCTTGTGGTTGAAAGGGAACTGAATGAGACTGTTGGCCTGCTCCAGTCACATCAGTGATGTTTTTCTTGAGAGAAAGGGGGGATTGTTTtctacaaataaaatgaaattcttgaatgtttttaaaagatGCTGCCTGTCTAGCAATCTATATGACCGTGGACTGTTCTATACATTTGCAtacacataaaaagaaaaaaaactgttttcattcttGGACTAATGTGTATGCAAAGTGAAAAGTGTCCTCAGATGGTGCTTTGTACAGTAATAGGATTTTGTTCATATATGTGGATCAAGCAACCTGTAATTTATCTTTAACTTAAGTAGATTTTCTTGAAATGAAAAGAGGAATTGCACACACAGAATGAGGTCGCTATGTGTCTTCAGTGGGGACTTGTAACAGATATTCATTTGCCTTTAAGTCCAGTGCACAGGCTGATCGCCCTACTGTCTGTTCCTACACTACATTGCTCAGCGTTGCCCTGTAGCTGCCTCTCATTAAAGAACTTAACTTTTTATTAAAGAAGTCAAAGTTGACAGATCCcgcttttgtttgtcttttgataGCATGATCCACTACCAGGACTATATCTCTCATAGCTGACTGATGCAATTAGATGTATGTTAACAGTATCATTTTGTaagagtattttatttttgtgtgtaattaGTTCTAATTAAACTTGCCTTTGTCTAACAATGTAAGGCCTTGTACAAAGTTATGCCctgtccttttttatttttgaatggtTGTTTTAAATGTCACTAAGAGAAAAGCTTTAACTAGAGTGGAAAACTAACTTCCCCTAaaggggacaaataaagtattttatcattatcattattattattattattattaatattaatgtaattaacAGAATTATAGTCAGGCTACTTAAAATTGAGATGTACTTAACTTTTTCCTTTGGTAAAGCACCTActttaattaaatgaatttattaatGAATTCTTGCTACCAAACTGGTGGAAAAGTAATGTCATCTTTGGGCTAAAAAGCATTTGCATGTGAATTGAAAATTGTTTTTCCCTCACTGGAGAGAAAATAGATTATATTTTATCAAGATACTGTTTAGTATTTTCATCCTAAATGAAAACTGTTGCTACACTTCTGTAATTGTTTTGTGGTGTAGTCCATGATATAAAGTTTTGTTCCACAAGTATGAAATATAAAACCCTCAAATAATCCAAATTAATGGTAATAGTGATCTACAATGATACACTTGCCTGATTGATTCAACATATGTGTGAAATTATCCCACATGTACTGTGAGGTCTTATcggaaaaatactgtacaaggGGGGGCGCCGCTGCCCGTCACGTGTTTGGGTTGGCCCAGATGACGTCACTTACCGTCATTACGTCGGATGCACACTTCAAACCGTGTTACCAGTTTCTGTCTGGTACATATCCATCCGCCAGTTCCATCCGCCAGTTCTTGGAAAATTAAATTCAGTCTcattctgacattttaaaatattttgaaaaatcatAATagtactgattttttttttccctgctctACATATGAAATACTTGTGATCAAAAATGTTCTCTGtctgaaaactttttttctggttgCAAACGTCTTCAGAGGATTAAGtagagcagacagaaaaaaatattttattgttatagCTGTTAGATTGTTTCGAGACCCATAGCGTATGGTTTAAAATCAGTCTTTTGGTGAATATATTCACTGTTATGAAACGTTTAACCGCTGTATGTTAGTTGTGTTGAGCACTACAGACACCGGCCAGGACACACTGTACAGTGGAAACGACGGAGGAGCGGATGAATACATGGGCGGAAGGACTTCCTCTTCCATATATATCGGGTCTCATTTTTACACTACCGGCATTTTAGCACCACCACTGCCGGCCGGGCTTTTTTAGACGGGTGGAAAAGCAACAGATTAGGTTATTTATCTTGTTTTAAATTATACAACTTGTTTACAAGATGCCTGGATATTCCGACAGAGACCGCggcagagacagagatagagggtaagtacttttttttaaaaaccgatTTTAACCGAGTTTTTGTCAACGATTGTTCAAACGGTAAAAAAAACGTCACAAAATAAGTCTGGCTAGTGGAGTATTATTATTAGCCAAACGAGTTCGCTTTTTATTTCCCCTGCAAGGACCTATTAATTTCCAcggatttgtttttatttacggGAGAACGGAGATCGTCGACTTGGCCCGAGGCCTAGTTTGGCCTCGTGTCCCGGTACGGCGGCTCCTCGTTAGCTTTAAGCTAGCTCCGTTAAACCGCCACGCGGAACACGACTCGGAACACTTTCGCTAACACGCTACACACGCCTCGTTATCAGATGATTTCTCGTGGAAATCATCACAGACCAACTATTTAACTACAAATCCGCGTTGCTAGCACATCTGGCTGGTCGGAATTTTCGCCATGTGGCACCATCAATGCGGATACAAAATGCCGGCAGTTTTTCCATTGTTCCTCTGCTGGATGGAAGGTGCTAAGCAACCGTGATATGAGAGAATGCCACATATCAGATGTGCCATGAAttgttttcctctttaaatGGTTGACAACAATACTGAGGGCTGTCTAACTTGAAACCACGACTGAATGTTGATTTTTATAACGCAGCTATGGCGGTGGTCCCCCACGGTTCGGTGGAAACCGCGgcggaggtggtggaggaggaaagTTCGGCAATCCCGGTGAGAGATTACGGAAGAAACACTGGAATTTGGACGAGCTCCCAAAGTTTGAAAAGAACTTCTATCAACAGCATCCCGACGTTGCCCGTAGATCTATGGTGTGTAATCGGCGTGACACTTAAAATGTTACGCAACTCTCCTGGAAACGTGTCCCACAATACACGTGTCTCTGTTATGTAAGGCCAGTGAACTTTAAAACTTGTATCTTGCAGCAAGAGGTTGAACAATACAGAAGATCCAAAACCATAACGTTTAAGGGGAGAGAATGCCCAAATCCTATTATGAAGTTTGAAGAGGCCAGCTTCCCATGTAAGttgtgaaaacacaggaagtgttgTCACACATTTTGTTCTCTTTGATTAACTGTGGCTTACCTTTCTGCAGCTTATGTGATGGATGTGATCAACAAACAGAACTGGACTGATCCAACACCCATCCAGGCTCAGGGCTGGCCTCTGGCCCTCAGTGGCAAGGACATGGTTGGCATTGCCCAGACTGGCTCTGGCAAAACACTTTCTGTAAGTCATATTTTTTCTATTGTAGAGTTGTGCTGACAGATCTGACAGATATAGTAAGGATGTGAttacattctcatttttaaatgattttatgtgttttgcAGTATTTGCTCCCTGCTATTGTGCATATAAACCACCAGCCTTTCCTGGAGCGTGGTGATGGTCCCATTGTAAGTATTTGTAATGATGTACTGCATCTATTTTATCATACATTTATGTCTCAAGTTTCTGATTGTAAATTGTACCCCCCGCCTCCCCCCAGTGCCTGGTACTTGCCCCGACCCGTGAGCTGGCACAGCAGGTGCAACAGGTGGCTGCTGAGTACGGCAGAGCTTCTCGCCTCAAATCTACCTGTATCTATGGAGGAGCACCCAAAGGGCCTCAGATCCGTGACTTGGAAAGAGGTACTGCAGCGCTTGATTTCTGGATTAATAAACTCGGGAATAAACTAAATATAACATGGTCATAATTTTTCCGTATGGCTCTTCATTGAAGGTGTGGAGATCTGCATTGCGACTCCAGGAAGGCTTATCGACTTCCTCGAGGCAGGAAAGACAAACCTTCGCAGATGCACTTATCTGGTGCTGGATGAGGCTGACAGGATGTTGGACATGGGTTTTGAGCCACAGATTCGCAAGATTGTGGACCAAATCAGAGTATGTGCTTTTAAGTCCTTTTCGTCACATGATGAAAGTAACtgccaaaaaaatttaaatcatttgTGCATATACTTGTGTATATATAGTTAATTATCGCTGTTGTTGCAGCCTGACCGTCAGACTCTGATGTGGAGCGCCACGTGGCCCAAAGAGGTCCGTCAGCTGGCGGAGGACTTCCTAAAGGAGTACGTCCAGATCAATATTGGAGCGTTGCAGCTCAGTGCCAACCACAACATTCTGCAGATTGTGGATGTCTGTaatgatggagagaaagagaacaagTAAGTACCTGATCTTCGGTTGTCATATTTTCTTTGCATATTCAAAGTTTTGgtctgtaatttatttattttttttatcttccccAGACTAATTCGTTTGCTTGAGGAAATCATGAGTGAGAAAGAGAATAAGACCATCATCTTTGTAGAAACAAAGAGGCGCTGTGATGACCTCaccaggaggatgaggagggatgGGTAAGACATTAATTTACAGATTTTAAGTATTTGTTTGTTGTGCCAATCTTAAAGTACTTCTGTGGATCAACTCTGAGCCCTTGTCTCTTGTTAGATGGCCAGCTATGGGAATCCATGGAGATAAAAGCCAGCAGGAAAGAGACTGGGTTCTCAATGGTAAGACGCTTCTATTACCAGTCAATTCCATTACTTGTGAAGCAGAACAATTTGATTACTAAACAAACATCTtcggattttattttatttattagagTTCAAATATGGAAAGGCTCCAATTCTCATTGCCACAGATGTTGCCTCCAGGGGTCTAGGTCAGTAttgtgcttttctttgtttttacactcTGTATTTCAAAAAGAAAGTATATTTGCTTTCTTTAACTCTTCTGCTTCTTTCTGAGTTTCTCCCCTGGCCTGAAGGAGCAGTCTGTGTGGCAGGGCCTTGGCATGACAAGCCCAGGTCTCCAGAGGGGGAAGGAGGATTCTTGGAGGTGTCCTGACTGGCGAGGCAGGGTTCTCCCAGTCATGCAGATATACAGAGGTGACCAGGCCCAGGTGCAGCATAACGCTCTGGCctgcctaaaaaaaaaaacgggggAGAGTTGAGGGCTGGCCACAGTTCCTCCCCCATTTGCTCTCCTGTTCTCTGGCAATGGTTTGGACTGCTTCACACACCCAGGCTCTGTAACTGTCGACGGCTCAAATCTCAGCTGCTCTGTCTCCTCTTGTCTTGCATGTATGTTTTTGGGCACTGCAATGCAAGCCATGCGAGTCATGTAGGGGCTGCTTTTTATTGCGTAGACTCGTAAAGTGTGGGTGACATTTACGTTGCAGTTTCCCAAACTTCTGTCGGAAGAGCAGTCTGTCAGATCGGTCATACCTTCACCTCTGTAAAGACATGGCTACTGGCGCTATTGGTGACAGTGGGACATGCTAAGTTGGACACACTTGGACTAAATCCAAGCTCGCACTCCTCCCTCGCCTGCGTTTCCAAGTCATGTCGAGACCTGCCAACGAGAGACATTATGGTCAAGTGAACACTGGGTCTGGAAGTCTTGCCTTAAGGAGGCTGGGGGATGTACTTTTTGTGGGCATCCTGCTAATTGGTTCAGATCTACAGTTTCCTGGCAAGAAATTAAAGAGCGTCTCAAGTGTGACTATGGGACCTTGGTTAGTGTTAGCTTGAGTACACCAGGACGCAGTCATGTGACGTCCCTTCTTTGGGGGACACCTGGGTCACTTGacagtttaataaaatgttttgttttttattttaactctaATCTTTTGCAGCCTTGTGGATTTGTTCACCGCCCCTACGTCATAGCAAtactaactttttatttttgttttttgatctgGTTGTTGTGATGGCACTGGCGCACCGTTTTGTGTGCTGTCCTCCCTTTCCTTTCTGCCACACTTCAACGCAACCTTACAGATGTTGAAGACGTCAAATTTGTCATCAACTATGACTACCCCAACAACTCAGAGGACTATATTCACCGCATTGGCAGAACGGCTCGTAGCCAAAAGACAGGCACAGCTTATACCTTCTTCACCCCCAACAACATGAGGCAGGCCAGTGACCTCATCTCTGTCCTTCGCGAGGCCAACCAGGCGATCAACCCCAAGCTCCTCCAAATGGCGGAAGACAGAGGAGGTAAATCTAATTGGTGAGACACAGAATCTGTGCTGTGAATTGCAGCCATTTCTTCCCTGCTGCTCTCCTTtgctgagaagaagaagagttgaTCCTTGTAGATTTTGAATTTGCTCATTATGGCTGTTACAGTTTTCTAACTGCTGTTCTCCTTTCCAGGTCGTTCAAGGGGAGGTCGAGGTGGTGACTACCGGGACGGCCGTAGAGATAGATATTCCTCTGGCAGGCGTGATTTCGGTGGTTTTAGAGACAGGGATAACGGTAGAGGGTTTGACGGTGGCCAGAACAAGACTTTTGGCACAAATTCACAGAATGGAAGCTACGGGGTCAGTAACGGCACCAGTAACGGCTACAATGGAAATGGCTACAACGGTAACGGACAGTCCAACTTCAACAGCCAAACGGGAGCATTCGGCAACCAGAACAGCTTCCAGACCCCCCAGTTTGCTCCCAGTAAGGCTGGAGCGCAGACGGGAGCGAGCTTCGCTTTCCCCCAGACACAGGCTGCACAGCAGCATCCTCCGCCACTGGTGCCCTACACCATGCCTCAGTTCTCTCAGTAAACACACCTACACTTGAAAGAAgtaatttattgcttttttttttgtcttttaagttCCACATTTAATCCAGAGATTTTTGTATTTACACGACAGGGTTACAAACAATTTAAGCCTCTATCCAACCTTGTGAGATCTGCAGTGCAGCAATAGTGGTGTTGCACACTTGTTTTTGCGTTACTACATATTTAATTTGTTACATTCCTTGGTAACGTTTAGTTATGTTTTGTACTAGGTAATTACAAATGTATTGATTTGTCATGTGTACCATTGAAAGTGATGTCCTATCTTGGAAGTGCACTGCATGATCTTTCAAATtaaaggagaaaacaaagaTTTGTTTGTCTTAATTTTGTACTAAAGTGGAATTTCCTATTTGAATCTACTACCCATGAGGTTTTAATCAGAGTCCATagggcttttaaaaaaaattatcaaaagtGTAGGGAAATGGAGTCTTGTCTCCACCTACTGGTGAAGGGGCGTAACTGCACAATACATTGgctttaatcatttaaattgaTAACATTGCTAAAGATAAGgtagatggatagatactttattaatcccggaggaaattgtatatatccactggtcaggcattacataataaataaatactggataaacaccaggagaaaaagaaacatcacaggacatacaggaagacatacactacactaacagacacatgcagcactaacaggacttgtatactaaactataactaaaatataaaaggtataaaattagacagaataaaatttaaaaaaatataactaCTAAAATATAAACCGtataaaattagattaaaatataaacagtataaattaaaatataaacagtataaaattaaatgaaattcattcaactgcgtgctgacctcgccacctcccccccgctcctcctgagagagtcattggcaccccctgatggcatggagcacgaaggaggacctcagcctctctggaggcgctgtgtgacagcagtctgccgctgaaggtgcttctctgctgggagaaggtggtgtgtagggggtggctggtgttgttcatgatagccttaactttagaggGAAACCTACTTCAAGGCCAACGGAAATGAGGGTGAAGAACAGATAACAAATCTAATCTgcttcattttcaaaatgaaaaaaactttttaacgGCTCATCTGCTTAAACATTCAGTGTAGCATCTTTAAAGTGGGCTTTCAAAGTCAAACACCTGTGAAGATCTGATAGGACATTCCTGGTGATGACAGCCACATGTTCAGTTACTCCTTGGATTATGCTTTTGGTCATCAAGTGTCATTCGTGGTCAAATCATACTACCCACCCCCTCCATAAATCCACCCATGTTATAACAAACTGATGAACATCAATCTGTCAACAATCTGATCAGAGATAAGGGCTCTGACCAGCAGCCTTGAAGGTGCGGCTGATCTTAAATACTTTCTTAGTATTTACAGACCCGTGGGCTGGAGGTATGTGTGGAACGTTCACCTGTAAATACTCCTTAAAGTTCTCTATCATGGGTCAgacaattgtttttttgttatcaaTCCAATATGCAACAGCCACGCCCGGTCGTTGGAACGCATGAACAAAAATGTTAGATTTGCATGAGTGGTTTCTGATTTTAGGAGATAAACACTTGACATTGAGAAACAGATCAAACAAAGCGTCGTGGGATCTTCATCGCTTCATTCACTGGAGGAAGATCGACCATGCTTATCTCAGATGGATTGCACAATGTGGAGTTTAAACAGGTGTGCTGGATAGAGAAACAGGTGGACACTTACACGAACACCTGTACCATGAGATGGAAAACATCACATTTGTGACACTTATTGTGTCATTTGTCACCACATTCACTACATGTGGCTGAATCAGGGATGTCAGACCTGTAATTACATCATTCGAAAATTGTTAAAGTTGCAGActggaaaataattttatacaATTTGTTGAAGAAGAGTTGAGCATTAGGGATTAAAGGTCAAGGCTAGGGGAGGCGACTCCCCTTCCTCAATCAATAACACTTGACTCTGTCGTCAGTCACTCCTCTTTTCACCTCTTGttctcactccctctctcccccacaGGTATGAGGGTGTTGGTGAAGGGTGTGCGTGAGACACACCTACTGCAAGCATGAGCCAGAGCAGCATGCTGGACTCCTACACCCTGTTTACTGAGCATTatacatatttgtgttttgcaCCACCGCATATTAAATACCCTGCAGATTTGCATACAATCTTTTGCTGTCATCCTTTGTTTACTTGCTTTTGCACAAGGTGAATTTCCCACATTGGACCTCAACTCTAGAAATGCCCCCAAGGTTATTTCACATCAAGCAGGTCCGATCACCTGTGACACAACAGGAAATTATACTTTCAATAAAGTTAACCCAcgcaagcagatgaagtggataggaaaatgaatgaatgaatgaatgaatgaataatcatcTTAGTAATTTGACCCAGTGGAGCAAagaatttgtgtatttttagaaGTCATTCTATCCATTTCCTCTCAGATTTTCTTTATTATGTGCCACAAACAGATTTTTATGTGAGaaacagtggggggggggggggatcagacGTGTACGAGTCATGTTTAAATGAACAATGGGAGCAAAGCTGTGACAATCAGCCATGGGGTGTCAGTTCTGCTGCATTCCTGAGTCACACGGAAGCAGCGAATAGAATGTATGAAATCCTATGAAGAGTAAATCTCCTGTACTTGGAGAATCACACATAAAagataaagaagaaaatatatcattgtacatttattcatattaggattaaaaaca
This window encodes:
- the LOC137610198 gene encoding probable ATP-dependent RNA helicase DDX5 isoform X2; this encodes MPGYSDRDRGRDRDRGYGGGPPRFGGNRGGGGGGGKFGNPGERLRKKHWNLDELPKFEKNFYQQHPDVARRSMQEVEQYRRSKTITFKGRECPNPIMKFEEASFPSYVMDVINKQNWTDPTPIQAQGWPLALSGKDMVGIAQTGSGKTLSYLLPAIVHINHQPFLERGDGPICLVLAPTRELAQQVQQVAAEYGRASRLKSTCIYGGAPKGPQIRDLERGVEICIATPGRLIDFLEAGKTNLRRCTYLVLDEADRMLDMGFEPQIRKIVDQIRPDRQTLMWSATWPKEVRQLAEDFLKEYVQINIGALQLSANHNILQIVDVCNDGEKENKLIRLLEEIMSEKENKTIIFVETKRRCDDLTRRMRRDGWPAMGIHGDKSQQERDWVLNEFKYGKAPILIATDVASRGLDVEDVKFVINYDYPNNSEDYIHRIGRTARSQKTGTAYTFFTPNNMRQASDLISVLREANQAINPKLLQMAEDRGGKSNWSFKGRSRW
- the LOC137610198 gene encoding probable ATP-dependent RNA helicase DDX5 isoform X1; this encodes MPGYSDRDRGRDRDRGYGGGPPRFGGNRGGGGGGGKFGNPGERLRKKHWNLDELPKFEKNFYQQHPDVARRSMQEVEQYRRSKTITFKGRECPNPIMKFEEASFPSYVMDVINKQNWTDPTPIQAQGWPLALSGKDMVGIAQTGSGKTLSYLLPAIVHINHQPFLERGDGPICLVLAPTRELAQQVQQVAAEYGRASRLKSTCIYGGAPKGPQIRDLERGVEICIATPGRLIDFLEAGKTNLRRCTYLVLDEADRMLDMGFEPQIRKIVDQIRPDRQTLMWSATWPKEVRQLAEDFLKEYVQINIGALQLSANHNILQIVDVCNDGEKENKLIRLLEEIMSEKENKTIIFVETKRRCDDLTRRMRRDGWPAMGIHGDKSQQERDWVLNEFKYGKAPILIATDVASRGLDVEDVKFVINYDYPNNSEDYIHRIGRTARSQKTGTAYTFFTPNNMRQASDLISVLREANQAINPKLLQMAEDRGGRSRGGRGGDYRDGRRDRYSSGRRDFGGFRDRDNGRGFDGGQNKTFGTNSQNGSYGVSNGTSNGYNGNGYNGNGQSNFNSQTGAFGNQNSFQTPQFAPSKAGAQTGASFAFPQTQAAQQHPPPLVPYTMPQFSQ